From bacterium HR11:
TACCCGACCGGCCTGCTCAGGAGGGGATTCGATGTCGTCGAAAGACCGGGACCTTCAAGATGGGTCTTTCCAACTGCCTCCCGACACACCCCTGGCGACTCATCGGTGGTACCAGCGTTGGTTAGACGGAGACCCCGAGGCCTGGGAGTGGCTCGTCCAAGCCTTCACCCCCATGGTCTATCAGTTCTGCTATCACTTCACCCACAGTCCGACCCTGGCCGAGGAGTACACGCAGGAGATCTTCCTCCGACTGTTCCAGAACTTGGAAAAGCTGGGTCACCACACGAATCTGAAGTACTGGCTCATGCGGACGGCTTACAACTATTGTATCGACGCCTACCGGCGACGACGGTATGAACGTCGCCTCCTGCGCCGGCTTTGGCTCGAGGCTCGAGAGTGGTGGAACGCCAGCCTCCATGCCCAGGAGCGAACCCTCCTCTCCCGGGACGTCCGGCGGGCCCTGCGGCGGGCCTTCCAGGACATGCCCGACGAACTCCAGGCCGTCCTCGTCATGCGGGAGTTCATGGAACTCCCCTATGAAGAGATCGCCCAGACGCTGGGCATCCCCGTCGGGACCGTCAAGTCCCGCCTGAACCGGGCCCGCAACCTGCTGGCCCGTCGGCTCCAGGCCGAGTACCCGGCCCTGGTCTCGACGGAGATCCCGTCGAAGACGGCCGAAGCCGTGATCGGAATGCCGACGGCATTCGTTGAAGAATAGACCAACCGGGCGTCCGGTGAAGGTCGTACCCTGCCTGAGCCACGTTGCGGTGTCGGGTGACGGGGAGGCCGAACGGCCGACACCAGACGCCTGATTCCGGACCCCGACGGAGAGCCCATGTGTGAAGAATGCCGTCAACATCCTCGCTGGAAGCAAGTCGACGCCTTTCTGCGACCCCTTCGGGGGACGGCGCGTCCGCCGGAGCGGCTCATCGAGCGACTCCGCCGCCTCCCTGCGGAGCGGAAGCGCCCGGTCCTGCCGGCGTGGAAACCTATCCTCTGGGTCGTCTTCCTGCTCTTATGGCTCCTCCTTCAACAGGTTCCCTTCATCACCCGCCGAGTGTCGGAGCCCGCCCTTGCCGGCCTCCCCCGCTCAGTCCACCGACCCATCGGACCCCGTCGGGAGCAAGGGCCCGAGTCCTTCGGCCTTTCTCGCCTGAACCGCCTCCCGGTCCTGCCAGACAGATAGCAGAACCGTTCGGTTCGGGAGAATGGTTCATAGCCGCTATGGGCCATGAGCCAATAAGGCTGAACCCATCCGGGGTTTCACGAACCGAACGGCCCCGTTATCCCAGAGACCGGAGCCACCGCCGGAGGAGGACTAACAGCAGGACGACGATCGCCGGGCTGAAGTCGATGGCCGTCGAGACGGCCGAGCGGCCCAGGAGCCGACGGACGGGCGCCAGGACCGGCTCCGTGAGCCGGACCAGCCAGCGCCAGTACCGGATGGGGAGAAAGCCCCACGAGAGAAAGACCCGGAACACGATGAGCAGGATGTAGACCTGGATGGCCCAGTCCAAGACGGTCAGGATCACGCTCCTCACGGCCGGTAGACCTCCTTTGGACGTCCGATCCTGGGTGCTGGGTCCAAAGAGACCACAGACCATAGACCGAACGGAGTTATTGGAATACCCCGTCTCGAGACGAAGCGAACCCGGCTTCGGAACCAGGTCTATGGTCGGCGGTCCGTAGTCTTTCATACCCGACACCTAATATCGACCTTCCGGCCTCGGCCCGAAGATGGCCTGACCGACGCGGACGATCGTGGCCCCCTCTTCGATGGCGACCTCAAAGTCGTGGCTCATCCCCATGGAAAGGTGGTCGAGCCGCCAGGGAAGCCCCCGGGCGGCCAGGTCGGCGTTGACCTGGTCCCGAAGCTGGCGGAGCCGCCGGAAGTACGGCCGGGCCGCCTCGGGGTCCGGGTCGTACGGCGGGATGGTCATCAGACCGACCAGGCGCAGACGCGTCGAGTCGGCGAGCCGTTCGACGAGCGCTGGCAGTTCGTCTTCCGTACAGCCGTGCTTGGTCGGCTCCGGCGACAGCCGGACCTCGATGAGGACCTGCAGGGTCCGGTCGTAGCGCTCGCACGCCCGCTCGAGAACGTCGATGAGGTCGGCCCGGTCGACCGAGTGGAGCCACTCGAACAGCCGCACGGCCCAGGCGGCCTTGTTCGTCTGCAAGGCCCCGACCAGGTGCCACGTCAGACCGGACGGACAGAGGGGGATCTTGGAACGGGCTTCCTGGACGCGGTTCTCGCCGAAGTGGCGAAGGCCCGCTTCATAGGCGGCCCGGACGGCCTCCGGTCCGAAGGCCTTGCTGACGGCGACGCACAGGACTTCGTCGGGCGAGCGGCCGGCCCGGGCGGCCGCCCGTCGGATGCGGTCCTGCACGCTTCGAACCCGTTCGGCGATGACTGCCCGCAGGCTCACGGAGGGTTCCCAGCTCCTGCTCTGGACGCTTTGCTCTATGCTCTTTACCGTCTTTCCGACCCGGCCACCTGCCGACTGCCGACCTGCCCATCTGCCTAAGAAGTCAGCCGTCACCCTTTACGATCGCTTGGGCCGCCGACCACACGCGCCGGAGGACCGGCACGAGGGGGTCCATGATCACGGCGTCCAGACCGGCGGCGACGGCCATCGCCAGGAAAGTCGCCTGACAGGCCGCCTTGGCCCGCTCGTCGGCCCCCCACCGGAACGTGAGGTTCGCCAGACCGACCAGGACATGACATCGGGGGAAATGGTCCCGTAATCGCCGGATGGTCTCCAGGGTGTCCATCGGGTCGGTCCCGGGCCGACGGTACACGAGGGGAAACAGGACGGCGTCGAAGTAGATGGCC
This genomic window contains:
- the sigW gene encoding ECF RNA polymerase sigma factor SigW — encoded protein: MSSKDRDLQDGSFQLPPDTPLATHRWYQRWLDGDPEAWEWLVQAFTPMVYQFCYHFTHSPTLAEEYTQEIFLRLFQNLEKLGHHTNLKYWLMRTAYNYCIDAYRRRRYERRLLRRLWLEAREWWNASLHAQERTLLSRDVRRALRRAFQDMPDELQAVLVMREFMELPYEEIAQTLGIPVGTVKSRLNRARNLLARRLQAEYPALVSTEIPSKTAEAVIGMPTAFVEE